In Phalacrocorax aristotelis chromosome 6, bGulAri2.1, whole genome shotgun sequence, one DNA window encodes the following:
- the DPH2 gene encoding 2-(3-amino-3-carboxypropyl)histidine synthase subunit 2 produces MATAFSSDGEVALRRRLGPVATGAGRRGGLGGFYEMGRAAAFVRGGGFRKVALQFPDELLADAAAVADQMEAQTGAKMYILGDTTYGSCCVDEVAAEHVGAEAVLHYGSACLSPCRKLPVLHIFGQQPLDVGCCAEAFRELYPNRQSHVVVLSDVVYAHAMGELEQLLRPEYPHIIFSRVVCEDPPGPAPHGEVWQFGRQFPVEAPGGLQDYAMFYVGAEGLALTSFMLTWNCCPFSSFNPATGCGRRETLNINRALMRRLYLVERARDARVVGILVGTLGVAGYLDVLQHLQELLRRAGKRSYTLAMGKLNPAKLANFLEVDIFVLVACTQNSLLDSSDFYRPVVTPYELELACNPAREWTGNYLTDFRDLLPGACAHVELPPAVPAAEAIPDISLITGEMRATRICNPPAPQLPPSTTLACRDQTRALTAISPAASFLESRSWRGLEQQLGQTPVSKAVQGPRGIAIAYEDEGRKQP; encoded by the exons ATGGCAACAGCCTTCAGCAGCGACGGGGAGGTGGCGTTGCGGCGGCGGCTGGGCCCGGTGGCGacgggagcggggcggcggggcggcctcGGCGGCTTCTACGAGATGGGCCGGGCTGCTGCTTTCGTGCGGGGCGGCGGGTTCCGCAAG GTTGCTCTCCAGTTCCCCGACGAGCTGCTGGCGGACGCGGCGGCTGTGGCAGACCAGATGGAGGCACAGACTGGGGCCAAGATGTACATCCTGGGAGACACCACATACGGCAG CTGCTGCGTGGACGAAGTTGCCGCCGAGCACGTGGGTGCCGAGGCGGTGCTGCACTACGGTTCAGCCTGCCTCAGCCCCTGCAGAAAGCTCCCGGTGCTGCACATCTTTGGGCAGCAGCCCCTGGACGTCGGGTGTTGCGCAGAGGCCTTTCGGGAGCTCTACCCCAACCGTCAGAGCCATGTGGTGGTGCTGAGCGATGTGGTCTATGCCCATGCGATGG GTGAGCTGGAGCAGCTGTTGCGCCCTGAGTACCCCCATATCATTTTCTCCAGGGTGGTGTGCGAGGACCCTCCTGGCCCCGCACCGCATGGGGAGGTGTGGCAGTTTGGTCGCCAGTTCCCGGTGGAGGCGCCAGGAGGGCTACAGGACTATGCCATGTTCTACGTGGGAGCCGAGGGCCTGGCCCTCACCAGCTTCATGCTGACCTGGAACTGCTGCCCCTTCAGCTCCTTTAACCCCGCCACTGGCTGTGGCCGCCGCGAGACCCTCAACATCAACCGGGCCCTGATGCGACGCCTCTACCTGGTGGAGAGGGCTCGGGATGCCCGGGTTGTGGGCATCCTGGTGGGTACCCTTGGTGTAGCAGGCTACCTAGATGTGCTGCAGCACCTCCAGGAGCTTCTGCGCCGGGCTGGCAAGCGCAGCTACACGCTGGCCATGGGAAAGCTGAACCCTGCCAAGCTGGCCAACTTCCTGGAGGTGGACATCTTCGTCCTGGTGGCCTGCACTCAGAACTCCCTGCTGGACTCCAGCGACTTCTACCGACCTGTTGTGACCCCCTATGAGCTGGAGCTGGCCTGTAACCCAGCCCGTGAATGGACAGGGAACTACCTCACTGACTTCCGAGACCTGCTGCCAG GTGCCTGTGCACACGTTGAGCTCCCACcagctgtccctgcagcagaggCCATTCCTGACATCTCGCTGATAACGGGGGAGATGCGTGCCACCCGCATCTGCAaccccccggccccccagctgccccccagcaccacccTGGCCTGCAGGGACCAGACGCGGGCCCTCACGGCGATCAGCCCTGCAG cctCCTTCTTGGAGTCCCGTAGCTGGCGgggcctggagcagcagctgggacagACACCTGTCTCCAAAGCTGTGCAGGGCCCACGAGGGATCGCCATTGCCTACGAGGACGAGGGGCGCAAGCAACCCTGA